A genomic region of Manihot esculenta cultivar AM560-2 chromosome 15, M.esculenta_v8, whole genome shotgun sequence contains the following coding sequences:
- the LOC110601346 gene encoding heterodimeric geranylgeranyl pyrophosphate synthase small subunit, chloroplastic, with translation MAGALSSITRCNPISHLAFSTSNPKHQLLSRRFTALAMSRSDHSYWSSVHSEIDTHLEQAIPIKPPLVVYEPMHHLAFDAPQTSAPALCIAACELVGGHRDQAMAAASALRLMHASAFIHKNLPLTHRPGTRLTFDRTFGPNIELLTADGMIPFGLELLARSDDPDQNNSDRVLQAIVEISHAMGSQGVMEGLYNELEHDKSDGEEGFPVWWLHNVCRKKEGTLHACAGACGAILGGGSEEEIEKLRSYGLYVGMVQGIFNRFGGNACAWKEVKELRDLALKELKDFDQAKVITISRLVETKVL, from the coding sequence ATGGCCGGAGCTCTCTCTTCCATCACCCGCTGCAATCCCATATCTCATCTTGCTTTCTCCACTTCTAATCCTAAACACCAATTATTGTCGCGTAGATTCACTGCACTTGCCATGTCCAGAAGTGACCACTCTTATTGGAGCTCTGTGCATTCCGAGATTGACACCCATCTCGAGCAAGCCATTCCCATAAAGCCTCCACTTGTTGTCTACGAGCCCATGCATCATCTTGCCTTCGACGCCCCTCAAACCTCCGCACCCGCCTTGTGTATCGCCGCTTGTGAGCTCGTTGGTGGTCACAGAGACCAAGCCATGGCTGCAGCATCCGCTTTACGTCTTATGCATGCTTCTGCTTTCATTCATAAGAACCTCCCATTGACTCACAGGCCCGGTACTAGGCTCACATTCGACCGTACCTTTGGGCCGAACATAGAGCTTCTCACAGCAGATGGAATGATACCATTTGGGCTTGAGTTACTGGCTCGGTCCGACGACCCAGATCAAAATAATTCTGATCGAGTTTTGCAGGCGATCGTTGAGATCTCACACGCCATGGGTTCACAAGGTGTGATGGAAGGGCTATATAATGAATTAGAACATGACAAATCCGACGGCGAGGAAGGATTCCCCGTGTGGTGGCTTCATAATGTATGTAGAAAAAAGGAAGGTACGTTGCATGCTTGTGCGGGGGCGTGTGGAGCAATATTAGGAGGCGGAAGTGAAGAGGAAATAGAAAAATTGAGAAGCTACGGTCTGTACGTAGGCATGGTACAAGGAATATTTAATAGGTTTGGAGGAAATGCATGTGCATGGAAAGAGGTGAAGGAGCTGAGAGATTTGGCTCTCAAAGAATTAAAAGATTTCGATCAAGCAAAGGTTATAACAATTTCTAGGCTTGTTGAGACCAAGGTTTTGTAA